A genome region from Nocardia sp. NBC_01730 includes the following:
- a CDS encoding glycosyltransferase, whose protein sequence is MPIPPVRTLRSGAPATNGDPARPGMDRPHMVSVVVPVYRGEETIAGLVAELHGLTRPTETPGGITFTVTEIILVHDHGPDRSDVVLQELHQTYAEVRTVWLSRNFGQDAATIAGMSAAGGDWIVTMDEDGQHDPHFIADFLDTALTQRADLVYSKPTNTRPHGFLRNLTSRGAKVVLATLFAFPDSTRFESYRLIRGDIGRQLAEVASNGVYLDVALTWVVGAVAQAPVVLRSEGREESGYNYRRLFSLFWKMVLCSGTRGLRLVSLLGVTLALAGGVMAAVVVCEAMTTDGWAPEGWASTIVVLLLCSGAVLFSLGLIAEYLGVALHILVGKPLYLTVETPTPRPADTRELTATTASKGTDRVEH, encoded by the coding sequence ATGCCGATTCCCCCCGTCCGTACACTCCGTTCCGGCGCCCCCGCGACGAACGGTGATCCGGCTCGGCCCGGCATGGACCGGCCGCACATGGTGTCGGTGGTCGTGCCGGTGTATCGGGGCGAGGAAACCATCGCCGGACTGGTCGCCGAACTACACGGTCTGACGCGCCCCACCGAAACTCCGGGTGGCATCACGTTCACCGTCACCGAGATCATCCTGGTGCACGACCATGGCCCCGACCGTTCCGACGTGGTGCTGCAGGAACTGCACCAGACCTACGCCGAGGTGCGCACCGTCTGGCTCAGTCGCAACTTCGGCCAGGATGCGGCGACGATCGCCGGGATGTCGGCCGCGGGCGGCGACTGGATCGTCACTATGGACGAGGACGGTCAGCACGACCCACACTTCATCGCCGACTTCCTGGACACAGCGCTGACCCAGCGTGCCGACCTGGTGTATTCCAAGCCGACCAACACCAGGCCGCACGGGTTCCTGCGCAATCTGACCTCACGCGGGGCCAAGGTGGTGCTCGCGACGCTGTTCGCGTTCCCGGATTCCACCCGGTTCGAGAGTTACCGGTTGATTCGCGGGGACATCGGCCGACAGCTCGCCGAGGTCGCCTCCAACGGCGTCTACCTCGACGTCGCGCTGACCTGGGTGGTCGGCGCGGTCGCGCAGGCACCGGTCGTGCTGCGCAGCGAGGGCCGCGAGGAATCCGGCTACAACTATCGCCGGCTGTTCTCGCTCTTCTGGAAGATGGTGCTGTGCAGCGGAACTCGCGGCCTGCGGCTGGTCAGCCTGCTCGGCGTCACGCTGGCTCTCGCCGGCGGCGTGATGGCCGCTGTCGTCGTGTGCGAGGCCATGACCACCGACGGTTGGGCGCCCGAGGGCTGGGCCTCGACCATCGTCGTGCTGCTGTTGTGTTCCGGCGCTGTGCTCTTCTCGCTCGGACTCATCGCCGAGTACCTCGGAGTCGCCCTGCACATTCTGGTGGGCAAACCGCTCTATCTCACCGTCGAGACACCGACGCCGCGCCCGGCGGATACCCGGGAACTGACCGCGACCACCGCCAGCAAGGGGACCGACCGGGTTGAGCACTGA